The Cucurbita pepo subsp. pepo cultivar mu-cu-16 chromosome LG15, ASM280686v2, whole genome shotgun sequence genome contains the following window.
GAGTTCAGGAATTGGTAGCTGAGTTCGATATTTTTATCTGTACTGGTTTTGAATTACACTCTCCGATTTGTATTATATTGTTCGGCGATGGAGGACGGAGAGCTTGATTTTTCGAATCAAGAAGTGTTTTCGAGTCCAAATATGGAGATTCCGAGCAGTTGTTCAATGGATGGTTTCTTTGATGAACTTCTGAAGGATACTCATACTTGTACTCACACGCATACTTGCAATCCACCGGGCCCTGACTACTCTCATACTCACACATGTTTTCATGTCCACACTAAGATTGTCCCTGCTCCAAGTGAAGAAGACAAGGTTGTTACTGATGACACTGCGGAATCGACCGAGAAGAAGTCGAAGAAACGGCCGTTGGGTAACCGGGAAGCTGTTCGTAAGTACcgggagaagaagaaggctaGGGCAGCTTCATTAGAGGACGAGGTTGTTAGATTGAGGGCTTTGAATCAGCATTTGGTGAAGAGGTTGCAGGGGCAGGCAGCACTTGAGGCTGAGGTTGCTAGGCTTAAGTGTTTGCTTGTGGATATTAGGGGCAGAATTGAAGGGGAGATTGGTTCTTTCCCATATCAGAAAGCTGTTAATCCTAACTTGGCTAATCCAAGCATCCCTGGTGCTTATTTGATGAACCCATGTAATGTCCGGTGTGAGAATGATCAAATTTACTGCCTCCATCCCGGGGTCGATGGTAGCAGAAGCAGTGAAGGTGCTGTGATAAATGGACAGAGTTTTGGTGCTTGTGAATTTGAAAATCTTCAATGTTTGGCTAGTCATGGCTTGACATCGGAAGAGCTACCCGGGTGTGGACTACGGAATGCAGTCTCGAACGATATTTCTTCAGGagcaatgaagaagaaaggtaaAAACTGAGGGTTGTTCCATCTTCTATGATGTGTTTTGAGTGCTTAATTGGATGAAGTAGAGTTAATTTTGCTGATGatcctctttttttctctcgttGTTTGTTTTACGGTTCGTGTTTCACTTGATTCATTGTTCATCTTGCCTTTTGAGTTTAAGGAGCATGTGCAATAGTCTGTATGGCTGATTGCCATTTCCAACTTACAGTCCTTTTGATATAGTTTGGATTTGTGTATGTTTCGATCCTCGTTTCGGATATCTTGGCACGTGACATCGAGGTCCTGAATAGGTTGCTTAAATCCATGCATGACTTCCTGTTTTATCCGCCTCTGTGATATAATGTCTACAACTCTAATGTTCTAACTTCGTTACCATAGAAAGGATTGTCTGTAATTGTAAAATTCATTTCTATTCATAATCTCCAGTCAATGCATCATCACATGACTTAGGATTGTTCTGTGTTGCACTACAAATTTGGTAGCATAGCCTTGCATATTAGAATGGCTTTGCAAGTTCTAAGCCTATCGATTACTCCTGACataacatttataaattaagaacAACTCATGGATTTGATGCTTATGAATCTGCCTGGGACTCTGATCCTATTTGTCTATGTTTTTGGAAAGATGTCTCACTTGACCCTGTTCAGGAGAACGGACTGTAAGCACTTGAAAAGTCATTCCAAATCGGCCTTATCAGTAACTGGGTGCTTTTATATAAGTTGGTAactctttatttttcctttttcttattagGAGGAAAACGTAAAGAGACATGAACCTGATGAACTGATCTGTCAAACATCAACGTCTACACTCCGGCAATGCCCGTGGGGTGGTGCATATACCTCAGTCACTGCAACATCTGATTACCTTCTCGTTATCGATCTTCTCTCGACCCATTTGAGGTACTCGAAAATGGCAGAGCTTCTTCATATGTTGAGAAGTGATATTGAGTAGAGCTTAGCAGAGTTGTAGTGAATGAAAGTAGGGCAGAAGAAGTGAATGGCTCCATTTATATTAGCTTTGTTCACCATTTCATTTTGGCCTGATCTCTATGGAGACTAACAGAAGGCAGTGTGTCCAATAATGTTAGCATTGTACTCTATTTGATTACAGTTCATAATAAACattctaaatattttcttcaagaCATCTTCCTTTCTGTTCCTGCTTCAAAAGATGGAAAATATGAAGGAGATCAAACTATTGTGTTGataattgagaaaatattGATCAAAACATACAACACAAGAAGAAGGCAACCTAATCTGTCTGAAAACCTTTAAATTAGCTAAGTTGAACGATGGATTTCTCCGAACCTGAGTAGTAACCCTTTCGGTCTTGTCGGGTTGGGTGTCATCGGTAGATACTTTTGGCCATTTGCCAGACCTGTACTGAGTTATCTTCAGCCACACTTGAAATGACCCATGGCTCGTGGCTGTTCCAGCTAAAGTCTGAGATTTTAGCCTTGTGACCT
Protein-coding sequences here:
- the LOC111811575 gene encoding basic leucine zipper 23-like, which produces MEDGELDFSNQEVFSSPNMEIPSSCSMDGFFDELLKDTHTCTHTHTCNPPGPDYSHTHTCFHVHTKIVPAPSEEDKVVTDDTAESTEKKSKKRPLGNREAVRKYREKKKARAASLEDEVVRLRALNQHLVKRLQGQAALEAEVARLKCLLVDIRGRIEGEIGSFPYQKAVNPNLANPSIPGAYLMNPCNVRCENDQIYCLHPGVDGSRSSEGAVINGQSFGACEFENLQCLASHGLTSEELPGCGLRNAVSNDISSGAMKKKGGKRKET